The Methylocystis echinoides genome includes a region encoding these proteins:
- a CDS encoding family 2A encapsulin nanocompartment shell protein produces MTTEPEVRRTLSEAAARQLANATKTRPQWSGITPRWLISFLPWVPVEAGIYRLNRVKEAVALTDADVQCSPARDRDADLPETFVDYEEAPREYSMNAVTTVLDVQTRVSDLYNHPYDQIQEQVRLLTEKVKEKQESELINNPEYGFLANAAPSMKIKTRLGSPTPDDLDELIARVWKEPAFFLAHPRAIAAFGRECTRRGVPPPTVTLFGSPFLTWRGLPLVPSDKLYIDETGKTNILLLRTGEKKQGVIGLFQPGVPGEVAPSLSVRFMGINRKAIASYLISLYCSAAVLTHDALGVLEDVDVSKFHDYDDKRV; encoded by the coding sequence ATGACAACAGAACCTGAAGTCCGGCGCACGTTGAGCGAGGCGGCGGCGCGCCAGCTCGCAAACGCCACGAAGACGCGCCCGCAATGGTCGGGCATTACGCCGCGCTGGTTGATCTCCTTCCTTCCCTGGGTGCCGGTCGAGGCCGGCATCTATCGTCTCAACAGGGTCAAGGAGGCGGTCGCGCTGACCGACGCCGACGTCCAGTGCAGCCCGGCGCGCGACCGCGACGCGGATCTGCCGGAGACCTTCGTCGATTACGAAGAAGCGCCGCGCGAATATTCGATGAACGCCGTGACGACCGTTCTCGACGTGCAGACCCGCGTCTCGGACCTCTACAACCATCCCTATGACCAGATTCAGGAACAGGTCCGCCTCCTCACCGAAAAAGTGAAGGAGAAGCAGGAATCCGAACTCATCAACAATCCGGAATACGGATTCCTCGCCAATGCGGCGCCCTCGATGAAGATCAAGACGCGCCTGGGTTCGCCGACGCCCGACGATCTCGACGAGCTGATCGCCAGGGTTTGGAAAGAGCCGGCTTTCTTTCTGGCGCATCCGCGCGCGATCGCGGCCTTCGGGCGTGAATGCACGCGCCGCGGCGTGCCGCCGCCGACCGTGACGCTCTTCGGCTCGCCGTTCCTGACCTGGCGCGGTCTTCCGCTGGTGCCCAGCGACAAGCTCTACATCGACGAGACGGGCAAGACGAACATCCTGTTGCTGCGCACCGGCGAGAAGAAACAGGGCGTGATCGGGCTGTTCCAACCGGGCGTTCCCGGCGAGGTGGCGCCGAGCCTTTCGGTTCGCTTCATGGGCATCAACCGCAAGGCCATCGCGTCCTATCTGATCTCGCTCTACTGCTCGGCCGCCGTGCTGACGCATGACGCGCTCGGCGTGCTCGAGGACGTCGACGTGAGCAAATTCCACGACTACGACGATAAGCGCGTCTGA